The window GTACGTCACTTCTGCCAAACGACAAACCTCGTTATTTGATGGGTGTGGGAACTCCTGAAAATCTGCTTGAATGCATCGACCGCGGCATCGATATGTTCGACTGCGTTTTGCCAACGCGAAATGCGCGAAATGGATATCTCTTCACTTCCACCGGAGATATCAATATCCGCAATGCACGACATTCCGATGACGGCACACCGTTGGATAAAAATTGCCAATGCTACACCTGTAAAAACTATAGCAGAGCTTATCTGCGTCATCTCTCGCTTGCAGGGGAGATGCTTGGAGCAAGACTTGCCACACTTCATAATTTACATTTTTATCTCGATTTGTTAGAGCGAGTTCGCGTTTCATTACAAAAAGAAACCTATCCCGAATTTAAAAAAGAATTTCTGTTACAACGAAAGAAAGGATTACCATCATGATTGCAGAAACAGCGCCAGCAACGCAGGGGAATTTTTTGACCTCTCTCATGCCTCTTCTTCTTATTTTTGGTATTTTCTATTTTCTTCTGATTCGTCCCCAACAGAAACAACAGAAAAAACATCGTGAGATGCTCGGCGCTCTTAAAAAAGGGGACAAAGTCATTACTCGCGGCGGTGTCTATGGCACTGTTTTTGGAATTACCGAGAATCAAGTGACGCTCGAAATCGCCGACAATGTGCGCATTCAATGTACACGCGATGCAATTGCAACCATTATCAACTCTTAAGACACCATGATGCCCACAACCTGGAAATGGAAAGTTGCTCTTCTCGGATTTTTAACCCTTCTCTCTCTCTCTGTTGTGCTTCCTTCTTTTTTGGGAGAAAAAACACCTTCATGGATGCCTCAAAAAACGATTCATCTTGGCCTCGATCTGCAAGGTGGCATCTACGTTGAATTTGAAGTCGAGGTGGACGAAGCCATTCAGAACAAAGTGGAACTACTTGTTGACGAACTGAAAAAAACAGTCGCCGAAAAAAATATCTCTCTGACGGAAATAACTCAGCAAACCTCTCCAAAACATACCATCCTCATACGAGGAAATACCGAAGCGATTCAAGCGACGGTGGATGTCATCGAACAAAACTATCAAGAGACTTTGGTTTTTGAGGGATCAGAAAACGGCACCGCAATTTTTCGGCTTGATGAGAAATATCATAAATATCTTTATGACCAAATGATCAAACAAGCGCTTGAAAAAATTCGAAATCGTGTCGATCGTTATGGAGTTGCTGAACCCTCGATTCAACGCTTAGGTTCTCATCGCATTGCCGTTGAACTTCCTGGCATTGATGATCCTGATCGCGCCATTGAAATTGTAAAAAAAGCAGGCGTGCTTGAATTTAAAATGGTGGATGAACGACTTTCTCAAGCGGAGCTTATCAGACTGATCGATGAAGCGCGCAAAGAGCATTCAATCGCTCAAGATAATTTTTCCATTGAAACGGCAAAAAAATTAACAGAGCTTCTTCAGTCTCAACTTCCCGAAGGAACTGAAATTGCTTTTGAAGTGACGTACGATCCGATTGCTCGAAAAATAACGGGGGGAACTCCTTATCTTCTCTCCAAAAAAATTGAAGTCAGCGGTGAAATGCTTCGTAATGCTCAGGTGAATGTTCAAAACAATGAACCTTATGTCGGCATTGCTTTTGACGCTCAAGGGACCGAACGTTTTGCGGATACCACAAAAAATAATGTTCAGAAACGTCTCGCCATTCTTCTTGATGGCGTCGTGACCTCTGCTCCTGTCATTCAAGAACCAATCCTCGGCGGACAAGCTTCCATTAGTCTTGGATATGGAGCGTATCCTGATCTTCTCAAAGAAGCAGAAGAT of the Deltaproteobacteria bacterium RIFCSPHIGHO2_02_FULL_44_16 genome contains:
- a CDS encoding preprotein translocase subunit YajC; the protein is MIAETAPATQGNFLTSLMPLLLIFGIFYFLLIRPQQKQQKKHREMLGALKKGDKVITRGGVYGTVFGITENQVTLEIADNVRIQCTRDAIATIINS
- a CDS encoding protein-export membrane protein SecD, which encodes MPTTWKWKVALLGFLTLLSLSVVLPSFLGEKTPSWMPQKTIHLGLDLQGGIYVEFEVEVDEAIQNKVELLVDELKKTVAEKNISLTEITQQTSPKHTILIRGNTEAIQATVDVIEQNYQETLVFEGSENGTAIFRLDEKYHKYLYDQMIKQALEKIRNRVDRYGVAEPSIQRLGSHRIAVELPGIDDPDRAIEIVKKAGVLEFKMVDERLSQAELIRLIDEARKEHSIAQDNFSIETAKKLTELLQSQLPEGTEIAFEVTYDPIARKITGGTPYLLSKKIEVSGEMLRNAQVNVQNNEPYVGIAFDAQGTERFADTTKNNVQKRLAILLDGVVTSAPVIQEPILGGQASISLGYGAYPDLLKEAEDLALVLQEGALPARLTEATKTVVGPSLGADSIRDGVTATVIGAIAIFIFMLLYYKGSGLIANVTLVLNLLFILSALALLKATLTLPGIAGIVLTLGMAVDANILIFERIREELRLGKSARAAVEAGYHNAMRTIIDANVTTVISGIVLYQFGTGPIKGFAVTLILGLVISMYTACLCSRMVYDYFLTVKRVERISV